A portion of the Mycobacterium paraseoulense genome contains these proteins:
- the qcrB gene encoding cytochrome bc1 complex cytochrome b subunit: MSPKLSPPKPPKIGDVLARQGEDIDTRYHPSAAVRRQLNKVFPTHWSFLLGEIAMYSFIVLLLTGVYLTLFFDPSMAEVTYNGAYQPLRGVDMSKAFASTLDISFEVRGGLFVRQVHHWAALIFAAAIMVHLARIFFTGAFRRPREANWVIGSLLLILAMFEGYFGYSLPDDLLSGIGLRAALSSITLGMPIIGTWLHWALFGGDFPCGGVGNECATVGIIIPRMYALHILLLPGIILALIGLHLAMVWFQKHTQFPGPGRTEQNVVGVRVMPIFAVKSGAFFAAIVGVLGLMGGLLQINPIWNLGPYKPSHVSAGSQPDFYMMWTEGLARIWPPWEFYFWHHTVPAPVWVALLMGLIFVLLIIYPFLEKRFSGDYAHHNLLQRPRDVPVRTSIGAMAIAFYMVLTLSAMNDIIAFKFDISLNATTWIGRIGMVILPPVVYFVTYRWCVALQRSDREVLAHGIETGIIKRLPHGAYIELHQPLGPVDDHGHPIPLEYQGAALPKRMNKLGSAGSPGHGSFLFADPASEDAALREAAHGSEQRALTALREHQDSIAGSTNGKNGEHH, from the coding sequence ATGAGTCCAAAACTGAGTCCCCCGAAACCGCCCAAGATCGGCGACGTCCTGGCCCGTCAGGGCGAAGACATCGACACGCGCTATCACCCCTCGGCGGCGGTACGCCGGCAGCTCAACAAGGTCTTCCCGACCCACTGGTCCTTCCTGCTGGGCGAGATCGCGATGTACAGCTTCATCGTGCTGCTGCTCACGGGCGTGTACCTGACGCTGTTCTTCGACCCGTCCATGGCCGAGGTGACCTACAACGGGGCCTACCAGCCGCTGCGCGGCGTCGACATGTCCAAGGCCTTCGCGTCGACCCTCGACATCTCCTTCGAGGTGCGGGGCGGCCTGTTCGTCCGTCAGGTGCACCACTGGGCCGCGCTGATTTTCGCGGCGGCGATCATGGTGCACCTCGCCCGCATCTTCTTCACCGGCGCGTTCCGGCGGCCGCGTGAGGCCAACTGGGTCATCGGCTCGCTGCTGCTGATCCTGGCGATGTTCGAGGGCTACTTCGGCTACTCGCTGCCCGACGACCTGCTGTCCGGCATCGGGCTGCGCGCCGCGCTGTCCTCGATCACGCTGGGGATGCCTATCATCGGCACCTGGCTGCACTGGGCCCTGTTCGGCGGCGACTTCCCGTGCGGCGGCGTGGGCAACGAGTGCGCCACGGTGGGGATCATCATCCCGCGCATGTACGCCCTGCACATCCTGCTGCTGCCGGGGATCATCCTGGCCCTGATCGGGCTGCACCTGGCGATGGTGTGGTTCCAGAAGCACACGCAGTTCCCCGGCCCCGGCCGCACCGAGCAGAACGTGGTCGGCGTGCGGGTGATGCCGATCTTCGCGGTGAAGTCCGGTGCGTTCTTCGCCGCGATCGTCGGTGTGCTCGGCCTGATGGGCGGCCTGCTGCAGATCAACCCGATCTGGAACCTGGGGCCCTACAAGCCATCTCACGTTTCGGCCGGTTCGCAGCCGGACTTCTACATGATGTGGACGGAAGGCCTGGCCCGCATCTGGCCGCCGTGGGAGTTTTACTTCTGGCACCACACCGTTCCCGCCCCGGTGTGGGTGGCGCTGCTGATGGGCCTGATCTTCGTCCTGCTGATCATCTATCCCTTCCTGGAGAAGCGGTTCAGCGGCGACTACGCCCACCACAACCTGCTGCAACGTCCGCGGGACGTGCCGGTGCGTACCTCGATCGGCGCGATGGCGATCGCGTTCTACATGGTGCTGACGCTGAGCGCGATGAACGACATCATCGCGTTCAAGTTCGACATCTCGTTGAACGCGACGACGTGGATCGGCCGCATCGGGATGGTCATCCTGCCGCCGGTGGTCTACTTCGTCACCTACCGGTGGTGTGTCGCGCTGCAGCGCAGCGACCGCGAGGTCCTGGCGCATGGGATCGAGACGGGCATCATCAAGCGGCTGCCGCACGGGGCGTACATCGAGTTGCATCAGCCGCTCGGCCCCGTCGACGACCACGGCCACCCGATACCGCTCGAGTACCAGGGCGCGGCGCTGCCCAAGCGGATGAACAAGCTGGGCTCGGCCGGTTCACCGGGGCACGGCAGCTTCCTGTTCGCCGACCCGGCGTCGGAGGACGCGGCCCTGCGCGAGGCGGCACACGGCTCCGAGCAACGTGCCCTCACCGCGCTGCGCGAGCACCAGGACAGCATCGCCGGTTCGACCAACGGGAAGAACGGCGAGCACCACTAG
- a CDS encoding DUF5994 family protein, which yields MTESFERRRRANPVRVSVARELGRAIDGAWWPRADRITNELPELIAVLTPLLGDVSSINVNWPPLQRPPDLNWAGWERKRQHVMTIIGGDARVNLLIIPYTTYSALGLMMLRCAANLPVESHDQTKPAFLTAGSILRAAHQQCGAVFSEPARS from the coding sequence ATGACCGAATCGTTCGAACGCCGACGCCGAGCCAATCCAGTCCGGGTGTCGGTGGCCCGTGAACTGGGCCGTGCCATCGACGGAGCGTGGTGGCCGCGCGCGGACCGCATCACCAACGAATTGCCCGAGCTGATCGCCGTCCTGACACCCCTGCTGGGAGACGTCAGCTCCATCAACGTCAACTGGCCGCCGCTGCAACGACCACCCGACCTGAACTGGGCGGGCTGGGAACGGAAACGCCAGCACGTGATGACCATCATCGGGGGCGACGCACGCGTCAACCTGCTGATCATCCCGTACACGACCTATAGCGCGCTCGGCCTGATGATGCTGCGCTGTGCGGCCAACCTCCCCGTCGAGTCGCACGACCAGACCAAACCGGCATTCCTGACCGCCGGCTCCATCCTTCGGGCGGCCCACCAACAGTGCGGCGCGGTCTTCAGCGAACCAGCACGGAGCTAG
- a CDS encoding DUF2561 family protein, which translates to MVSRYSAYRRGFGDDTISPDVIDRILIGACAAVWLVLLGVSVAATVALADLGRGFHKAAGSTHTTSWVLYAVIIVSALIIAGAIPMLLRARRMAQTEPAARGMAVASRPPVRLMSQAPRTAAERARLPRGQALAQETDSEWSGEAVDRAWLRGTVLLVGAMGAALVAVATATYLMAVGHDSPSWVAYGVAGLVTAGMPAIEWLHVRQLRRAVAAQ; encoded by the coding sequence ATGGTGAGCAGGTATTCGGCGTACCGCCGCGGGTTCGGCGACGACACCATTTCGCCCGACGTCATCGACCGCATCCTGATCGGCGCCTGCGCCGCCGTCTGGCTGGTCTTGCTGGGCGTGAGTGTGGCCGCGACCGTCGCGCTGGCGGACCTGGGTCGGGGCTTTCACAAGGCGGCCGGCAGCACGCACACCACCTCGTGGGTGCTCTATGCCGTGATCATCGTGTCCGCGCTGATCATCGCCGGGGCGATCCCGATGCTGTTGCGGGCCCGCCGGATGGCCCAGACCGAGCCGGCGGCCAGGGGGATGGCCGTGGCCAGTCGGCCCCCGGTGCGCCTGATGTCCCAGGCGCCGCGGACCGCGGCCGAACGGGCGCGCCTACCGCGGGGCCAGGCGCTCGCTCAGGAGACCGACTCCGAGTGGTCGGGTGAGGCGGTGGATCGGGCCTGGTTGCGCGGCACCGTGCTCCTGGTCGGCGCGATGGGAGCCGCGCTGGTCGCGGTGGCCACGGCGACGTACCTGATGGCCGTGGGCCACGACAGCCCGTCCTGGGTCGCGTACGGCGTGGCCGGCCTGGTGACCGCCGGGATGCCGGCGATCGAATGGCTGCACGTCCGCCAATTGCGTCGCGCCGTCGCCGCTCAGTAA
- a CDS encoding cytochrome c oxidase subunit 4, with translation MHIEARLFEFVAGFFIVVAVLYGVLTALFATGGEEWAGTTALALTGGLALIVATFFRFVARRLDTRPEDYEGAEISDGAGELGFFSPHSWWPILVALSASVTAVGIALWLPWLIAAGVTFVLASVAGLIFEYYVGPEKH, from the coding sequence ATGCATATTGAAGCCAGGCTTTTCGAATTCGTCGCCGGGTTTTTCATTGTGGTGGCGGTCCTCTACGGCGTACTTACCGCGCTATTCGCCACCGGCGGTGAGGAGTGGGCGGGCACGACCGCGCTGGCGCTGACCGGTGGCTTGGCATTGATCGTGGCCACCTTCTTCCGGTTCGTGGCGCGTCGCCTCGATACCCGCCCCGAGGACTACGAGGGCGCCGAGATCAGCGACGGAGCAGGCGAATTGGGCTTTTTCAGCCCGCACAGCTGGTGGCCGATCCTGGTCGCGCTGTCGGCCTCGGTGACCGCGGTCGGGATCGCGCTGTGGCTGCCGTGGCTGATCGCCGCCGGGGTGACGTTCGTGCTCGCCTCGGTCGCGGGCCTGATCTTCGAGTACTACGTCGGGCCCGAGAAGCACTGA
- the ctaC gene encoding aa3-type cytochrome oxidase subunit II, whose product MTPREQVRSQRLSQGRFRGLFGGRSAAVRRGRSRRLRPVALAATFGVLAVTLSGCSWSDVLGLGWPKGITPQAHLNRELWVGATIASLVVGVIVWGLIFWASAFHRKKATDTELPRQFGYNMPLELVLTVTPFLIISVLFYFTVVVQEKMLHVDKDPEVVVDVTAFQWNWKFGYQRVDFKDGTLTYDGVDQARKNAMVSKPEGKDAHGEELVGPVRGLNTSDRTYLNFDKVETLGTSDEIPVLVLPTGKRIQFRLASADVVHTFWVPEFLFKRDVIPNAEANNSVNVFQVDDISKPGAFVGHCAEFCGTYHSMMNFEVRVVPPNDFKAYLQQRIDGKTNAQALQSIGQAPLAVSTHPFDTRRGQLAGRQ is encoded by the coding sequence GTGACACCTCGCGAGCAGGTCCGTTCGCAACGTTTGTCGCAGGGCAGGTTTCGGGGCCTTTTCGGCGGCCGTTCCGCGGCCGTTCGGCGGGGTCGGTCCCGTCGGCTGCGGCCGGTGGCGCTGGCCGCGACGTTCGGCGTGCTGGCGGTGACCCTGAGCGGATGCAGCTGGTCGGACGTGCTCGGTCTGGGCTGGCCCAAGGGCATCACCCCGCAGGCCCACCTCAACCGCGAGCTGTGGGTCGGAGCGACCATCGCCTCGCTCGTCGTCGGGGTCATCGTGTGGGGCCTGATCTTTTGGGCGTCGGCCTTCCACCGCAAGAAGGCCACTGACACCGAACTGCCCCGCCAGTTCGGCTACAACATGCCGCTGGAACTGGTGCTGACGGTGACGCCGTTCCTGATCATCTCGGTGCTGTTCTACTTCACCGTGGTGGTGCAGGAGAAGATGCTGCACGTCGACAAGGACCCCGAGGTGGTGGTCGACGTCACGGCCTTCCAGTGGAACTGGAAGTTCGGCTATCAGCGCGTCGATTTCAAGGACGGCACGCTGACCTACGACGGTGTCGACCAGGCCCGCAAGAACGCGATGGTCTCCAAGCCCGAAGGCAAGGACGCCCACGGCGAGGAACTCGTGGGACCGGTCCGCGGGCTCAACACCTCGGACCGGACCTACCTGAACTTCGACAAGGTCGAAACCTTGGGCACCAGCGATGAGATCCCGGTGCTGGTGCTGCCGACGGGCAAGCGCATCCAGTTCCGGTTGGCGTCCGCGGACGTCGTCCACACCTTCTGGGTGCCGGAGTTCCTGTTCAAGCGCGACGTGATCCCCAATGCCGAGGCGAACAACTCGGTGAACGTCTTCCAGGTCGACGACATCAGCAAGCCCGGGGCTTTCGTCGGGCACTGCGCCGAGTTCTGTGGCACCTATCACTCGATGATGAACTTCGAGGTTCGGGTGGTGCCGCCCAACGACTTCAAGGCTTACCTGCAGCAGCGGATCGACGGAAAGACCAACGCCCAGGCCTTGCAGTCGATCGGTCAGGCGCCGCTCGCGGTGTCCACCCACCCGTTCGACACCCGCCGCGGCCAGTTGGCCGGACGTCAGTAG
- the asnB gene encoding asparagine synthase (glutamine-hydrolyzing), which produces MCGLLAFVAAPDSASDDAAARADGAIARAAHLMRHRGPDEAGTWTDPGADGSVVFGFNRLSIIDIAHSHQPLRWGPPEAPDRYVLVFNGEIYNYLELRDELATAHGAVFATDGDAEAIVAGYHFWGADVLTRLRGMFAFALWDTATLELFCARDPFGIKPLFMATGPGGTAVASEKKCLLDLADLVGFDTRIDDRAVQHYTVLQYVPEPETLHRGVRRLESGCSARIRPGRRPEVTRYFTPRFAATPITRDTEQARYDEITAVLEDSVAKHMRADVTVGAFLSGGIDSTAIAALAIRHNPKLITFTTGFEREGFSEIDVAVASAEAIGARHIAKVVHPDEFVAALPEIVWYLDEPVADPALVPLFFVAREARKHVKVVLSGEGADELFGGYTIYREPLSLKPFDYLPRPLRRSMGKVSKPLPEGMRGKSLLHRGSLTLEERYYGNARSFSDAQLRDVLPGFRDEWTHTDVTAPVYAQSAGWDPVARMQHVDLFTWLRGDILVKADKMTMANSLELRVPFLDPEVFAVASRLPVEAKITRTTTKYALRRALEPIVPPHVLHRPKLGFPVPIRHWLRAGELLDWAYGLVASSQAGHLVDLAAVRRMLDEHRNGAGDHSRRLWTLLIFMLWHAIFVEHSVVPQISEPQYPVQL; this is translated from the coding sequence GTGTGTGGTCTGCTGGCGTTCGTCGCTGCCCCTGACAGTGCCAGTGACGACGCTGCCGCCCGGGCCGACGGGGCGATCGCGCGCGCGGCGCACCTGATGCGCCACCGCGGGCCCGACGAGGCGGGCACGTGGACCGACCCGGGCGCCGACGGAAGCGTCGTGTTCGGCTTCAACCGGCTGTCGATCATCGACATCGCGCATTCGCACCAGCCGCTGCGGTGGGGGCCGCCGGAGGCGCCCGACCGCTACGTGCTGGTGTTCAACGGCGAGATCTACAACTACCTCGAGCTGCGCGACGAGCTGGCCACCGCCCACGGCGCGGTCTTCGCCACCGACGGCGACGCCGAGGCCATCGTCGCCGGTTACCACTTCTGGGGCGCCGACGTGCTCACCAGGCTGCGCGGCATGTTCGCCTTCGCCCTATGGGATACCGCCACCCTCGAATTGTTCTGCGCCCGAGACCCTTTCGGTATCAAGCCGCTCTTCATGGCGACCGGCCCGGGTGGCACGGCCGTCGCCAGCGAGAAGAAATGCCTGCTGGACCTGGCGGATTTGGTCGGGTTCGACACCCGCATCGACGACCGGGCCGTGCAGCACTACACCGTGCTGCAATACGTGCCCGAGCCCGAGACGCTGCACCGCGGGGTGCGCCGACTGGAGTCGGGCTGCTCCGCGCGGATCCGGCCCGGGCGCCGGCCCGAGGTCACCCGGTACTTCACGCCGCGCTTCGCCGCCACGCCGATCACCCGCGACACCGAACAGGCCCGCTACGACGAGATCACCGCGGTGCTCGAGGACTCGGTGGCCAAGCACATGCGCGCCGACGTCACCGTCGGGGCGTTTCTGTCCGGCGGCATCGACTCCACCGCCATCGCGGCGCTGGCCATCCGGCACAACCCCAAGCTGATTACGTTCACCACCGGTTTCGAGCGGGAGGGCTTCTCCGAGATCGACGTCGCGGTGGCCTCCGCCGAGGCGATCGGCGCCCGCCACATCGCCAAGGTCGTCCACCCGGACGAGTTCGTCGCCGCCCTGCCCGAAATCGTGTGGTACCTCGACGAGCCGGTGGCCGACCCCGCGCTGGTGCCCCTCTTCTTCGTCGCCCGAGAGGCCCGCAAGCACGTCAAGGTGGTGCTGTCCGGAGAGGGGGCCGACGAGCTGTTCGGCGGCTACACCATCTACCGGGAGCCGTTGTCGCTCAAGCCCTTTGACTATCTCCCCCGGCCGCTGCGGCGGTCGATGGGCAAGGTGTCCAAACCACTGCCGGAGGGCATGCGCGGCAAGAGCCTGCTGCACCGCGGCTCGTTGACGCTCGAGGAGCGCTACTACGGCAACGCCCGCAGCTTCTCCGACGCGCAGCTGCGCGACGTGTTGCCGGGGTTCCGCGACGAGTGGACCCACACCGACGTGACCGCACCGGTGTACGCGCAGTCGGCCGGCTGGGACCCGGTGGCCCGCATGCAGCACGTCGACCTGTTCACCTGGCTGCGCGGCGACATCCTGGTCAAGGCCGACAAGATGACGATGGCCAACTCGCTGGAGCTGCGGGTGCCGTTCTTGGATCCCGAGGTGTTCGCCGTCGCCTCGCGGCTGCCGGTCGAGGCCAAAATCACGCGAACGACGACCAAGTACGCGCTGCGCCGGGCCCTGGAACCGATCGTCCCCCCGCACGTCCTGCACCGGCCCAAGCTCGGGTTTCCCGTGCCGATCCGGCACTGGCTGCGCGCCGGCGAATTGCTGGACTGGGCCTACGGGTTGGTGGCGTCCTCCCAGGCCGGTCACCTCGTCGACCTGGCCGCCGTCCGCCGCATGCTCGACGAGCACCGCAACGGCGCCGGCGATCACAGCCGCCGGCTGTGGACGCTGCTGATCTTCATGCTCTGGCACGCGATCTTCGTCGAACACAGCGTGGTGCCGCAGATCAGCGAGCCGCAGTACCCCGTGCAGCTCTGA
- a CDS encoding carbohydrate kinase family protein: MTIAVTGSIATDNLMRFPGKFSEHLLAEHLQKVSLSFLVDDLVIHRGGVAGNIAYAIGVLGGDVALVGAAGDDFDDYRQWLQSHGVNCDNVLISKTAHTARFTCTTDVDMAQIASFYPGAMSEARNIKLADVVSSIGEPDLVIIGANDPDAMVVHTEECRKLGLPFAADPSQQLPRLSGAEIDRLVDGAAYLFTNDYEWELLLNKTGWSEADVQGKVGLRVTTLGPKGVDIVEPDGTTTHVGVVPETSQTDPTGVGDAFRAGFLTGRSAGLSLERSAQLGSLVAVLVLESTGTQNWDWNRETAVSRLAGAYGDDAAHEIAAVLA, from the coding sequence GTGACGATCGCGGTGACAGGTTCGATTGCGACCGACAACTTGATGCGGTTCCCGGGCAAATTTTCCGAGCACCTGCTGGCGGAGCACCTGCAGAAGGTATCGCTCAGTTTTCTGGTCGACGACCTGGTGATTCACCGCGGCGGCGTGGCGGGCAACATCGCCTACGCGATCGGCGTGCTCGGCGGTGACGTGGCGCTGGTCGGCGCGGCCGGCGACGACTTCGACGACTACCGGCAGTGGCTGCAGTCCCACGGTGTCAACTGCGACAACGTCCTCATCTCGAAGACGGCCCACACGGCCCGCTTCACCTGCACCACCGACGTCGACATGGCTCAGATCGCGTCGTTCTACCCGGGCGCCATGTCGGAGGCCCGCAACATCAAGCTCGCCGACGTGGTGTCGTCCATCGGCGAGCCGGACCTGGTCATCATCGGGGCGAACGACCCGGACGCGATGGTGGTGCACACCGAGGAGTGCCGCAAGCTGGGCCTGCCCTTCGCCGCCGACCCGTCCCAGCAGCTGCCCCGCCTGTCCGGCGCGGAGATCGACAGGCTCGTCGACGGCGCCGCCTACCTGTTCACCAACGACTACGAGTGGGAGCTGCTGCTCAACAAGACCGGCTGGTCGGAGGCCGACGTGCAGGGCAAGGTCGGCCTGCGGGTGACCACGCTGGGCCCCAAGGGCGTCGACATCGTCGAGCCCGACGGCACGACCACCCACGTGGGCGTGGTGCCCGAAACCAGCCAGACCGACCCGACCGGCGTCGGCGACGCCTTCCGCGCCGGTTTCCTGACCGGCCGCAGCGCCGGCCTGAGCCTGGAGCGCTCGGCGCAGCTGGGCTCGCTGGTCGCGGTGCTGGTCCTGGAGTCGACCGGCACCCAGAATTGGGACTGGAACCGCGAGACCGCGGTGAGCCGGTTGGCCGGTGCCTACGGCGACGACGCGGCCCACGAGATCGCCGCGGTGCTGGCCTAG
- a CDS encoding Rv0361 family membrane protein yields the protein MAGPHSPNHTVGGSGPSGPEPPAQPRPFDFPEDPRARDAAPANYAGQPPPPMPYPQRRPKRRLIIGVLLAVAVVAALTVAIVYGVRTNGANTGATFSEGAAKTAIQGYLDALDHRDIEEIERNALCGMYDGVRDKRSDQALAKLSSDAFRKQFSQVEVTSIDKIVYLSQYQAQALFTMKASPATGGPLRGDLQGIAQLLFQRGQIMVCSYVLRTGGSY from the coding sequence ATGGCAGGTCCGCACTCGCCGAACCACACTGTCGGCGGTAGCGGACCCAGCGGACCCGAGCCGCCGGCCCAACCTCGGCCGTTCGATTTCCCCGAAGATCCCCGCGCCCGCGACGCAGCCCCCGCCAATTATGCCGGGCAACCGCCCCCGCCGATGCCCTACCCGCAGCGCCGGCCCAAGCGGCGGCTGATCATCGGCGTTCTGCTGGCCGTCGCGGTGGTCGCCGCCCTGACGGTGGCGATCGTGTACGGCGTTCGCACCAACGGGGCCAACACCGGCGCCACGTTCTCCGAGGGCGCCGCCAAGACGGCCATCCAGGGGTACCTGGACGCGCTCGACCACCGCGACATCGAGGAGATCGAACGCAACGCGCTGTGCGGCATGTACGACGGCGTCCGCGACAAACGGTCCGACCAGGCGCTGGCCAAGCTGAGCAGCGACGCGTTCCGCAAGCAGTTCTCCCAGGTCGAGGTGACCTCGATCGACAAGATCGTCTACCTGTCGCAGTACCAGGCCCAGGCGCTGTTCACCATGAAGGCGTCGCCCGCGACCGGGGGCCCCCTGCGCGGTGACCTGCAGGGCATCGCCCAGCTGCTCTTTCAGCGGGGCCAGATCATGGTGTGCTCGTACGTGCTGCGCACCGGGGGCTCGTACTGA
- a CDS encoding HesB/IscA family protein gives MTVQNESKAKTHGVILTEAAATKAKSLLDQEGRDDLALRIAVQPGGCAGLRYNLFFDDRTLDGDLTADFGGVKLTVDRMSAPYVEGASIDFVDTIEKQGFTIDNPNATGSCACGDSFN, from the coding sequence ATGACGGTGCAAAACGAGTCGAAGGCCAAGACGCACGGCGTGATCCTGACCGAGGCCGCCGCCACCAAGGCAAAGTCCCTGCTGGACCAGGAGGGACGGGACGACCTGGCGTTGCGTATCGCGGTCCAGCCGGGCGGGTGCGCAGGCCTGCGCTACAACCTCTTCTTCGACGACCGGACGCTGGACGGCGACCTGACCGCGGACTTCGGCGGCGTGAAGCTGACGGTGGACCGGATGAGCGCGCCCTACGTGGAGGGCGCGTCCATCGATTTCGTCGACACCATCGAGAAGCAGGGCTTCACGATCGACAACCCCAACGCCACCGGTTCGTGCGCCTGCGGCGACTCGTTCAACTGA